The Rhododendron vialii isolate Sample 1 chromosome 6a, ASM3025357v1 genome includes a window with the following:
- the LOC131329962 gene encoding HVA22-like protein f, whose translation MGVLGAMARNLDALVGPGLMLLYPLYASMRAIESPTTLDDQQWLTYWVLYSLITLFELSCWQVLQWLPFWPYVKLVFCMWLVLPFFNGAAYIYANIVRKYIKVGSHVSSNHPESQRKVLQMMSLDARKSVEKYIEKYGEDAFDRVVKAAEKEAKKH comes from the exons GCCAGGACTGATGCTTCTTTATCCCTT ATACGCGTCAATGCGAGCCATCGAGAGCCCTACAACACTAGATGATCAACAATGGCTAACCTACTGGGTTCTCTACTCACTCATAACACTCTTCGAGCTATCCTGTTGGCAGGTCCTCCAATG GCTGCCGTTTTGGCCATACGTGAAGCTGGTGTTCTGCATGTGGTTGGTGTTACCGTTCTTCAATGGGGCAGCTTACATATACGCAAACATTGTAAGAAAGTATATCAAAGTTGGAAGCCACGTGAGCTCAAATCACCCTGAGAGCCAGAGGAAAGTCCTTCAGATGATGAGCCTCGACGCCAGGAAATCCGTGGAGAAGTACATTGAAAAATATGGAGAAGATGCCTTTGACCGAGTAGTTAAAGCG GCTgaaaaagaagcaaagaaacATTGA